One stretch of Lysobacter sp. TY2-98 DNA includes these proteins:
- the fur gene encoding ferric iron uptake transcriptional regulator — MESQDLRNVGLKVTHPRLRILDVLEKAQVRHMTAEDIYRRLLEDGEDIGLATVYRVLTQFEAAGLVLKHHFESGQSVYELDRGDHHDHMVDVDTGKIIEFESAEIEALQQKIAAQHGYEIEAHSLVLYVRRKKTA; from the coding sequence ATGGAATCGCAAGACCTGCGCAACGTCGGCCTGAAGGTCACCCACCCCCGGCTCCGCATTCTCGACGTGCTCGAGAAGGCGCAGGTGCGCCACATGACCGCCGAGGACATCTACCGGCGTCTGCTGGAGGACGGCGAGGACATCGGTCTCGCCACCGTCTACCGCGTGCTGACGCAGTTCGAGGCCGCCGGGCTGGTGCTCAAGCACCACTTCGAGTCGGGCCAGTCGGTGTACGAACTCGATCGCGGCGACCATCACGACCACATGGTGGACGTCGACACCGGCAAGATCATCGAATTTGAAAGCGCCGAGATCGAGGCGCTGCAGCAGAAGATCGCCGCCCAGCATGGCTACGAGATCGAGGCGCACTCGCTCGTGCTGTACGTGCGTCGCAAGAAGACCGCTTGA
- the hrcA gene encoding heat-inducible transcriptional repressor HrcA: MSRRPLDPAQDPRARQLLRTLIARYIHSGEPIGSQTLARHAGLDVSAATIRNILADLEEAGLLSAPHTSAGRIPTAQGYRLFVDSLLQVNPLPDGEVARLRGELPTGSGTQALLGSATELLSAMTHFVGVVSVPGREQFAFRRIEFVPMDEQRVLAIVVFADGDVQNRIIQARRPFESGELERVANYLNQHFAGRPLADIRNVLLHEMRTAQDELHRLMGRSIELAEQALAPADEDMLVAGQTRLMGVQELADVERLRELFDAFSRKREILQLLERTAQAPGVRIFIGEETGLAPLDGVSLVTAPYTSGGRVLGVLGVIGPTRMAYDRVIPVVQAAADILGDALNTGDRSV; this comes from the coding sequence ATGAGTCGCCGTCCCCTCGACCCCGCCCAGGATCCGCGTGCGCGCCAGCTGCTGCGCACGCTGATCGCGCGCTACATCCATAGCGGCGAGCCGATCGGCTCGCAGACGCTGGCACGCCATGCAGGGCTGGACGTCAGCGCGGCCACGATCCGCAACATCCTGGCGGACCTGGAGGAGGCCGGCCTGCTGAGCGCGCCCCATACGTCCGCCGGGCGCATTCCGACGGCGCAGGGCTATCGACTGTTCGTCGACTCGCTGCTGCAGGTCAACCCGCTGCCCGACGGCGAAGTCGCGCGCCTGCGCGGCGAGCTGCCGACCGGTTCGGGCACGCAGGCATTGTTGGGGAGCGCGACGGAGCTGCTGTCCGCGATGACGCATTTCGTCGGCGTCGTCAGCGTGCCCGGGCGCGAGCAGTTCGCATTCCGACGCATCGAATTCGTGCCGATGGACGAGCAGCGTGTGCTCGCGATCGTGGTATTCGCCGACGGCGACGTGCAGAACCGCATTATCCAGGCGCGACGGCCCTTCGAGTCGGGCGAGCTGGAACGCGTCGCGAACTATCTCAACCAGCACTTCGCGGGACGTCCGCTCGCGGACATCCGCAACGTCCTGCTGCACGAGATGCGCACTGCGCAGGACGAACTGCATCGCCTGATGGGGCGTTCGATCGAACTCGCGGAGCAGGCACTCGCGCCAGCCGACGAGGACATGCTCGTCGCCGGGCAGACGCGGCTCATGGGCGTGCAGGAACTCGCCGACGTGGAGCGGCTTCGCGAATTGTTCGACGCGTTTTCGCGCAAGCGGGAGATCCTGCAGTTGCTCGAACGTACTGCACAGGCGCCGGGTGTCCGCATCTTCATCGGCGAGGAGACTGGGCTCGCACCGCTCGACGGCGTGTCCCTCGTGACGGCGCCGTATACGTCGGGTGGGCGCGTGCTCGGCGTGCTGGGTGTGATCGGGCCTACGCGCATGGCCTACGACCGCGTGATCCCCGTGGTGCAGGCGGCTGCGGACATCCTCGGCGATGCGCTGAACACCGGCGATCGCAGCGTCTGA
- the recN gene encoding DNA repair protein RecN, whose protein sequence is MLTQLSLKQFAVVTGAELEFGPGLTVISGETGAGKSLLVDALGLLSGLRADSGVVRHGAERAELSAGFDLADAPAARDWLRENELDDEDEVGACRIRRVIRADGGSKAWINGRPATIAQLTELAGHLVEIHGQHEHQALLSRSSQLALLDAFGRTDAEVAAVATAAAAWSELLREREHLSAQGDVSDRIDWLQHQLEELEREDLEPESLEKLQADHRRFGHATALIGACDNAFARLGGDDGPSISRVLGQVRGELARATEHEPRLAEVDTMLDLATIQIDEAIAALDRVRSDLDIEPDTFERLERRLGRLHELGRKHRVPVEQLAARRDGIREEVDALRGAGERLAKLDDEIVRARDGWSLAAVRLTAARTKAARELSSATTALMGELGMGGGTFDVAFEPTSADRPDPHGAERIEFMVSANPGQPPRALRKVASGGELARISLAIEVASLGMDAVPTMIFDEVDTGIGGAVAHIVGQKLRALGDHRQVLCVTHLPQVAAQGHSHYRVMKSKSDGVTQSEVRSLSTKEREEELARMLGGVELTKEARAAAKRLLQDVD, encoded by the coding sequence ATGCTGACCCAACTCTCGCTGAAGCAGTTCGCCGTCGTCACGGGGGCCGAGCTCGAATTCGGACCCGGCCTCACGGTCATCTCCGGCGAGACCGGCGCCGGCAAGTCGCTGCTCGTCGACGCGCTGGGCCTGTTGTCGGGCCTGCGCGCGGACAGCGGCGTGGTCCGCCACGGCGCTGAGCGCGCGGAACTCTCCGCCGGGTTCGACCTGGCCGACGCACCCGCCGCCCGCGACTGGCTGCGCGAGAACGAGCTGGACGACGAGGACGAGGTCGGCGCCTGCCGCATTCGCCGCGTCATCCGCGCCGATGGCGGTTCGAAGGCCTGGATCAACGGCCGACCGGCGACGATCGCGCAGCTCACCGAGCTCGCCGGCCACCTCGTCGAGATCCACGGTCAGCACGAGCATCAGGCCCTGCTCTCCCGCAGCAGCCAACTCGCGCTGCTCGATGCGTTCGGCCGCACCGACGCCGAAGTCGCCGCGGTGGCGACCGCCGCGGCTGCGTGGAGCGAACTGCTGCGCGAACGCGAACACCTCTCCGCGCAGGGCGACGTCTCCGATCGCATCGACTGGCTGCAGCACCAGCTCGAGGAGCTCGAACGCGAGGACCTGGAACCCGAGAGCCTGGAAAAGCTGCAGGCCGACCACCGCCGCTTCGGTCACGCCACCGCGCTCATCGGCGCCTGTGACAACGCCTTCGCGCGCCTTGGGGGTGACGACGGCCCGTCGATTTCACGCGTGCTCGGCCAGGTGCGCGGCGAACTCGCGCGTGCGACCGAACACGAACCACGCCTGGCGGAGGTCGACACCATGCTCGACCTCGCCACCATCCAGATCGACGAGGCCATCGCGGCGCTCGACCGCGTGCGCAGCGATCTCGACATCGAGCCGGACACCTTCGAGCGCCTCGAACGCCGGCTCGGCCGCCTGCACGAGCTCGGACGCAAGCATCGTGTGCCGGTGGAGCAGCTCGCCGCACGACGCGACGGCATCCGTGAGGAAGTCGATGCGCTGCGCGGTGCCGGCGAACGTCTTGCGAAACTCGACGATGAGATTGTCCGCGCACGCGACGGCTGGAGCCTCGCCGCCGTACGCCTCACCGCGGCGCGCACGAAGGCGGCGCGCGAGCTGTCCTCAGCAACGACGGCGCTGATGGGCGAACTCGGGATGGGCGGCGGCACGTTCGACGTTGCCTTCGAACCGACGTCAGCCGACCGTCCCGATCCGCACGGCGCCGAGCGCATCGAGTTCATGGTCAGCGCCAATCCCGGCCAGCCGCCGCGCGCACTGCGCAAGGTTGCTTCGGGCGGTGAACTCGCGCGCATCTCGCTGGCGATCGAAGTCGCGTCGCTGGGCATGGATGCGGTGCCGACGATGATTTTCGACGAGGTCGACACCGGAATCGGTGGCGCCGTCGCGCACATCGTCGGGCAGAAGCTGCGTGCGCTCGGGGACCATCGCCAGGTGCTGTGCGTCACCCACCTGCCGCAGGTCGCCGCGCAGGGCCATTCGCACTATCGCGTCATGAAGTCCAAGAGCGACGGCGTCACGCAAAGCGAAGTGCGGTCGCTGTCGACGAAGGAACGCGAAGAGGAACTCGCGCGCATGCTGGGAGGCGTCGAGCTCACCAAGGAAGCGCGTGCTGCGGCGAAGCGCCTGCTGCAGGACGTCGACTGA